A segment of the Luteolibacter arcticus genome:
GTCTCGCTCGCTGACTGCATCGCCACGGTCCAGGCGGCGCTGGAGGGCGGGATGAATTTCATCGATGTCTCGCCCTCGTATGGCGAGACGCTGGCCGAGCTGCGGCTGGGCCGGGCGCTGGAAGGCGTACCCCGCGAGTCCTACCTGCTGGCAACGAAGATCGGCAGCTACTCCGAACCGCGCGGCGACTACGATTTCTCGAAGGCGAGCACCGAGCGCAGTGTGGAGCACAGCCTGAAGCGCCTCGGCGTGGACTACGTGGACCTGATCCAGTGCCACGACATCGAATTCGCTGACCACGACCAGATCGTGAATGAGACGCTGCCCACGCTGCACCGGCTGAGGGAGCAGGGCTACGTGCGGCACATCGGCATCACCGGGCTGCCGCTGAAGATCTTCCCTGCCATCCTCGACCGGGTGGAGCCGGGCGTGGTGGAGACCATCCTTTCCTTCTGCCACTACGAGCTGAACGATACCTCGCTGGGCGATCTGATTCCGTATCTGGAGGAGAAGGGCGTGGGGATCATCAATGCCTCGCCGACCGGCATGGGTTTGCTCACGCAGCGTGGCGCGCCCGCCTGGCACCCCTCCACCCCGGCGATCCAGGAAGGCTGTCGCAAGGCGATGGAGCATTGCCGAGCGAAGGGCGTGGATATCGTGCGGCTGGCGATCCAATTCGCGTGTGACGATGAGCGGATCGCCTGCACCCTGGTGGGCTCGGCCAACCCGGAGAACATCAAGGCGAACATCAACCACCTTGAAGCGCCCCGCGACCCCGAGCTGCTCGCGGAGGTGATGGAGATCCTTCAGCCGATCCACAATTTCAACTGGACCCGCGGGATGCCGCAGCACCGCGATGAGATTCTTGGTTGAAAACCTTTCTTCGCTGATGCGCTTCTTCGACCTTTCCCAACCTCTCTTCGACGGCTGCCCGAATTGCCACGTGCATCCGCCGGTGCGCTTGCCGGTGACGGCGGATCATCCGGCCGATGGCTGGCGGATGGAGGAATTTCACATGGCCTCGCACACCGGCACGCACCTCGATGCGCCGCTGCACAAGATCGCGGGCGGAGCGACGATCGATTCGTTCCCGCTGGAGACCTTCACCGGCGAGTGCTGCATCCTCGATCTCACGCATCTCTCCGCCGGTCACCCGATTGGACCGGATGACTTGGGCGGTGCGGAGCCGGGCAAGATCCTGCTGCTCAATACCGGCTGGGGTCACAAGCGCGCGAAGACGGACGAGTGGATCCATGGCACGCCTTATCTCGCGCCGGAGGGAGCGCAGTGGATTGTCGATCAAGGTATCCCGGCGGTGGGCATCGATCACTTTTCGATCGGCGGCACCGGGCCGGACAACACGCCGACGCATGAGATCCTGTTAGGGAACAATGTGTGGGTGATCGAGGAGCTATGCTTCCGCGATGGCTGGCGCGAGTTCGCCAAAGGCGCGACCTTCATGGCGCTGCCGTTGTTGTTGCCCGGCTTCTCCGGGTCGCCGTGCCGGGCGGTGCTGGTGAAGAGCGGAAATTGAATCAACCACAGATGAACACGGATGGACACAGATGGCTGAAGGATGGCGAGGCCCAAGCTTCGTTCCGTAGGCGCGGTGGTGACACCGCGGAAGCCGCCTATAATGCCCGCTCCACCCTCGCTTCCGCGGTGTCACCACCGCGCCTACGTTTCGGAATCCCTGCCTTTCATCTGTGTCCTTCTGCGTTCATCTGTGGTTGAAAAACTCGAATCACTCCGCGGCTCGCGTTTAGCATGAAACTCCTCGTCCATATCCATCCCGACGACAATGTGGCCGTCGCGCCGCAAGCGATCGCAGCGGGAACGCGTGATGGCGGGCTCGACTTCGCCGACATCCCCGCGGGCCACAAGGCGGCGCTGCGGCCGATCGCGGCGGGCGAGCCGGTGATCAAGTATGGCTTTCCCATCGGCCTCGCCACAGCGGACATCGCGCCGGGCGAGCATGTCCATGTTCATAATGTCCGCACCGGACTCGCGGAGGACACGGAGCTGAAATACGAGGGTTCTCGTAGTTCGATCCCCGCCGCGGGTGAGGTGCCGGTCTTCATGGGCTACCGTCGTCCCGACGGTCGTGCGGCGACGCGCAACGAGATCTGGATCGTCAATACGGTGGCCTGCGTGAATGTGCCGAGCCAGCGCATCGCCGATCTCGCTGCACGCGAGTTCGTCACGCCCGGCGGGGCCATCGATGGCATCCACGCCTTCACCCATCCCTATGGATGCTCGCAGCTTGGCGATGACCTGGGCCACACGCGCAAGATCCTCGCCGGACTCGTTCGCCATCCGAATGCCGCGGCGGTGCTGATCCTCGGCCTCGGTTGCGAGAATAACACGCTGAAGTCCTTCCTCGCCGAAGCCGGCACGCTTGATCCACAGCGGGTGAAATTCTTCAACGCGCAGGAAGTGTTGGATGAGATCGAGCATGGCCTCGAGGCAATTCGTGAGCTGGTCGCCTATGCCTCGCAGTTCAAGCGCGAGCCGATTCCCGCGAGCGAGCTGGTGCTGGGCATGAAGTGCGGAGGGAGCGACGGCTTCAGCGGCATCACCGCGAATCCTTTGGTGGGCCGGATTTCGGAGAGGCTCTCAAGCTGGGGCGGGACGGCGATTCTAACAGAAGTTCCCGAGATGTTCGGTGCCGAGGCACCGCTTTTCAGTCGTTGCGATAGCGAACAAACCTTCGACGAAGCGCTCGGCATGGTGAACGAGTTCAAGGAATACTTCCGCCGCCACGGCGAAGCGGTCCATGAGAACCCGTCGCCCGGCAATAAGGACGGCGGCATCACCACGCTGGAGGAGAAGTCACTCGGCTGCATCCAGAAGGGTGGCCGCGCGCCGGTGAAGCAAGTGGTCGGCTACGGCGAGTCCGCGAAGCAAGGGCTTGGTGGTCTTTGCCTGGTCGAAGCGCCGGGTAATGACGGCGTCTCCTGCACTGCGCTCGCTGCCGCCGGTGCACATGAGATCCTCTTCACCACTGGCCGCGGGACGCCGCTCGGCGTGCCGGTGCCAACGCTCAAGATCGCGTCGAATCACTCGCTCGCCGAACGCAAGCCCGGCTGGATCGACTTCGATGCCGGACGCTTGTTAGATCCCGAAGCCTCCGCCGACCAGGTCGCCGATGATTTGATGTCGCTCATCCTCGAAGTGGCCTCCGGCAAGGAGGCGAAGAACGAACGCAATGGCTTCCGCGAGATCACCATCTGGAAGCAAGGCGTGACCCTCTAACCTGTCGCCGATGCCTCTGAACTCACGCCGCCGTCCTCTTCGTCCCAACGGGACGACTCATAAAAGCCCGGCACGTAGTGCCGGGTTTGTTGGGGGGCGGATCGGCGTCCTGAAGGGACGCCCCATGCGGGGGGCGGTGCGCCCGAAGGGGTCGGCCCGTTTGGATGCCGCCGGCCTGACCCCGCATGAGCCGACCCTTCAGGACGGGGTGACCTTGCGCTCCCAACCCGGCACTTCGTGCCGGGCTATTATGAGTGGTCCCGTTGGGACCTTTGGAGCGGGTTGCTTCGTGAGGATGTGTTGTGTTGTTAGGCCGCGTTTCTCCGTTGGAACGCGTTGCTCCGTCCGGCCTTTTTCAAGTCTTCTGTCTGTCGTCTTCCCATCTTCTGTCTCCCTACCATGATCCTCCAATTCGGTGCCGGCAACTTCCTCCGCGCGTTCGTTGATCTGTTCGTTTCGCAGACCGGCTTCGACCGCATCGTGGTGGTCCAATCCACCGGCATCGAGCGGGCTGAGGCGCTGAATCGCGCGGGCTGCAGGTATCACGTCGCGATCCAAGGGTTTGCCGATGGCCGGGTGATCGATGAGACGGAAGAGGTCGCTTCCATTCGTGAAGCGCTTCACGCTGGCACGCAGTGGGACAAGGTGCTCGAGGCGGCCCGTGATCCGGAGTTGCGCTGGATTGTCTCGAACACGACCGAGGCGGGTTTCGCGCTCGATGATGCGGACACCGCGAATGACGGCATGCCGCAGTCCTTCCCCGCGAAGCTCCTGGCCGTGCTACTTGCGCGTCATGCCGCGGGCTTGTCAGGCGTGACGGTGTTGCCTTGCGAACTCATCGAGCACAACGGCGACCGCTTGCGCGAGCTGGTGCTGGAGCAAGCGGCACGCTGGCAGATCTCCCCGGAGGCCATCGTGTGGCTGAAGGAAAGCTGCGCGTGGGTGAACAACCTCGTCGATCGCATCGTGCCCGGGCCGCCGAAGGAGCATCCGCTGTTAGGGGAGGATCCCTTGCTGCTGTCGGCCGAGCCGTTTGCGTTTTGGGCGATCGAGACGACGGACGAGTTTCCGCTGAAGCACCCGGCCATCGTCACCTCGCCGGACATCACGCCGTACTACCTGCGGAAAGTCCGCATCCTGAATGGCCTCCACTCCGCACTAGTCTGCCATGCCGTGCCGCTGGGCATCGAGACCGTCCGCGAGGCGGTGGAGCACCCGGAGGTCGGCCCGTGGTTGGAGCGGTTGCTCACCGAGGAAATTGTTCCCGTGCTGGAAGGCCGCGTGGACGATCCCACCGGCTTCGGCCGCACCACGCTCGACCGCTTCCGCAATCCTTTCCTGGAGCACAAGCTCTCCGCCATCGCGCTTAACCACGAGGCCAAGGTGAAGGTGCGACTGCTACCGACCTACGAGGAATATCGTAGCAAGTTCGGGAAGGAGCCGGAACTGCTATCGGCGATTCTGGGCAAGGGCTGATGTTGCCCGGTTCGCGTTGCTCTTATTTGACGCGGGCTCACGATTTGAGATCATCCTCCGGATCGCGTTGTAGCGGGCTTCATGAGAATTTTACGGACCACGTAGGTCTTCGACGCAGCATCGTGCCAGCCGGTGCCGTCGCGACCGAAGAAGCTGAGCCAGTCCAACGGGATGAGGCGTGCCATGGTTCGTCCGAGCAAGCGGAGCCGGGTCGGAGAGAATCCCTCGGCATCGCAGACCGCGGTGCGGGTCAGCAGCTTGCCGGGCGTGGTCTTGAATGCGACTTCAGTCGCCAAATAGAAAAGCAGCAGCCCCGACCAGTTCAAAAGAAGTGAGAGCCGGCGTTCCGGCATGTCACGCAGGGCTTCGAGCCACGGGTCGGGAAAGAACGGCAGTAAGAATTTCAAGAGCGCACCAAGGGCGATCAGACCGAGCGCCGAGTCGACCAGGCAATGGATCGCCCGCTGCCACTTCGCAGCGTAGTCGAGATCGGGCAGTTGGACGGGGATTTGGTTCATGGCTGCAAGACTTGATCGTTCCTCAAGTAAAAGCATGCCGCGTGGCGGTGCGGCAAGTCTTCGTCATTCCCCGCGTATTGCCAAATTCCATTCATTCGATTCACTGGCTCCGATGAACCCACGCGCCCTTCTATTTCTTCTTCCGACCCTTGCCTTGGCCCATCCCGATCACGGGACGCAACCGGGCAAGGATATTCATGAAGCAGTCCGCACCGGCAATGGCGCGTGGCAGTATGAAGCCGTCCCGCATTGGGGTGAGCTGCCGGATGGCAAGAACCTCGGCCCGACCCACGGCGGCGTGATCATCGATGCGAAGACCGGGCTGATCTATGTCTCCACCGATGCCGCGCACGGCATCCTCGTCTATCAGCCGGATGGCAAGCTGGCGAAGAGCATCGCGCCGGAGTGCCAGGGCTTCCACGCCATGGCGGTGCGCGAGGAAGGCGGCCAGACCGTGATCTACGGTGCCCAGCTCGCCGGGCCGAAGCCGCTGCGCGTCTGCAAGCTGGATACCGAGGGCAAGCTGTTGCTGGAGATTTCCAAGGCCACCGCCGGCGAGGTGCAGGGCGGTTGGAAGGGCCTGACCGCGGTGACCGTGGCACCCGACGGCGCGATCTTCTGCTCGATGGGCTACGGCGCGCAGTTCATCCACAAGTTCGACGCGGCCGGGAAGCACATCAAAACGTTCGGCGGCAAGGGCGGCGGCGATGGGCAAACGAATTGCAGCCACGGGATGGCGATCGACACGCGC
Coding sequences within it:
- a CDS encoding aldo/keto reductase produces the protein MNYRPLGSTGLQVPVLGFGASSLGSVFRQVSLADCIATVQAALEGGMNFIDVSPSYGETLAELRLGRALEGVPRESYLLATKIGSYSEPRGDYDFSKASTERSVEHSLKRLGVDYVDLIQCHDIEFADHDQIVNETLPTLHRLREQGYVRHIGITGLPLKIFPAILDRVEPGVVETILSFCHYELNDTSLGDLIPYLEEKGVGIINASPTGMGLLTQRGAPAWHPSTPAIQEGCRKAMEHCRAKGVDIVRLAIQFACDDERIACTLVGSANPENIKANINHLEAPRDPELLAEVMEILQPIHNFNWTRGMPQHRDEILG
- a CDS encoding cyclase family protein; translated protein: MRFLVENLSSLMRFFDLSQPLFDGCPNCHVHPPVRLPVTADHPADGWRMEEFHMASHTGTHLDAPLHKIAGGATIDSFPLETFTGECCILDLTHLSAGHPIGPDDLGGAEPGKILLLNTGWGHKRAKTDEWIHGTPYLAPEGAQWIVDQGIPAVGIDHFSIGGTGPDNTPTHEILLGNNVWVIEELCFRDGWREFAKGATFMALPLLLPGFSGSPCRAVLVKSGN
- a CDS encoding UxaA family hydrolase, whose amino-acid sequence is MKLLVHIHPDDNVAVAPQAIAAGTRDGGLDFADIPAGHKAALRPIAAGEPVIKYGFPIGLATADIAPGEHVHVHNVRTGLAEDTELKYEGSRSSIPAAGEVPVFMGYRRPDGRAATRNEIWIVNTVACVNVPSQRIADLAAREFVTPGGAIDGIHAFTHPYGCSQLGDDLGHTRKILAGLVRHPNAAAVLILGLGCENNTLKSFLAEAGTLDPQRVKFFNAQEVLDEIEHGLEAIRELVAYASQFKREPIPASELVLGMKCGGSDGFSGITANPLVGRISERLSSWGGTAILTEVPEMFGAEAPLFSRCDSEQTFDEALGMVNEFKEYFRRHGEAVHENPSPGNKDGGITTLEEKSLGCIQKGGRAPVKQVVGYGESAKQGLGGLCLVEAPGNDGVSCTALAAAGAHEILFTTGRGTPLGVPVPTLKIASNHSLAERKPGWIDFDAGRLLDPEASADQVADDLMSLILEVASGKEAKNERNGFREITIWKQGVTL